CTGCTGACCATCGACACGATCCGCGACGCCAAGTCGCGCGGCGAGACCGTCTGGACGGAGGACACGCTCGCGTCGATGGACCTCTCGAACGGCACGACGGCGCTCGGCATCGCGGTGGCGCTCGGCGAGATCGACATGCCCACCGACGCCGACGTCCTCAACGACCGCACGCTGTACTCGTCGGTGGCGTCCTGCTCGTCCGGGGTCGAGCTCGACCGCGCGCAGGTCGTCGTGGTGGGCAACGTCCGCGGCATCGGCGGTCGCTACCGGATCGGCCACGCCGTGATGGAGGACGCCCTCGACGCCGACGGCATCTGGGACGCGATCCGCTCGGCGGGGCTCGAGCTGCCCGAGCGGCCGCACACCAGCGATCTCGACGGACGGCTCGTCAACGTGTTCCTCAAGTGCGAGGCCAGCCAGGACGGTATGGTTCGCGGACGGCGCAATGCGATGCTCGACGACTCGGACGTCCACTGGCACCGTCAGATCAAGGCTGCCGTGGGCGGCGTCACCTCCGTGGTGACAGGCGACCCCGCGGTGTTCGTGTCGGTGTCGGCGGCGCACCAGGGCCCCGACGGCGGAGGTCCGGTAGCGGCCATCGTCGACGCCGGCTGAAGACGCGGGCGGCGTGACCGATGGGGGTGGGTCACGCCGTCCGCCCACGTCTGCGACCGTGCCGGCCCACCGTACGACCGGTGCTCAGGCGGCCAGGCGCTCCCAGGCCGAGAGCAGGACGGCGACGGTCGCGGCGGGATCGTCCGTGGCAGGGGAGTGCCCCGTCCCGGGGATGACCGCCGCCTCCGTGCGCAGGCGCCGGGCCATCTGCTCCTGAGCAGCGAACGGCCACGCGTCGTCTCCGCTGCCGTACGCGACCGCGACCGGCACGTCCGTTGCGGCGAGCGCGTCGACCTGGTCTGGCACGCCGATGAGCTGCTCGGCGATCGCGCACAACGACTCCGGGGCGCTGGCGAGGAACCGCTTGCGCAGGAACGCACGCACGGGCGGGCGTACGTCGAGGTCGGTGTTCTGAAGCTCGAAGACGGTCTCGAGGCCTTGGCTCGGGACGGCCTCGATGAACCCGCGCAGCCGACGCAGCGCCGGCTCGGGGTCGTCGGCTGCTGCGACGACGTCGGGGTGCGCGAACCCGGCCGGACCCGAGCACAGCAGCGTGAGGCTCCGCCACGCCGACGCGTCGTCGAGCACCGCCTGCTGCGCGACCAGCCCGCCGAACGAGTGCCCCACCAGGTGCGACCGGCCCTGCGGAGCGAGTGCCTCCTGGAGCGCGAGCGCATCGGCGGCGAGGCCGCGTACGGAGTAGTCGTCGTCCGGCTTGCCGACCGACTCGTACTGGCCGCGCTGGTCGTACGCGGTCGCGTGCCACCCGGCCCGCGCGAGCAGCGGGAGGATGAACGCGAAGTCCTCCTTGCTGCCCGTGAAGCCGGGGACGAGCAGCACGTGGCCGCGCCGAGTGGTGCCACCGGGGACGGGCGCGTCCAGGACGGCGAACGCGCCGCGGTCGGTCGACACGACACGAGGCGTCGCGGGTGCGGTGTCCCGCCTGCTCGAGCTGCTCATTCGGCGATCTTCCTGCCCTTCTTGGCGACGGCGGCGACCAGACCGGCCGGCGCGTACCTGGCGAACGTCCCGAGCACCTTGTAGCGCAGCGTCGGGATCGAGATCGGCTTGCCCTTCGCGAGATCGGCGAGGGCGCCGCGGACCTGCTGGTTGGTGCTCGTCCACATCCAGCCGGGGACGTCGCTCGGGTCGACGCCCATCCGCTGGTGGAACTCCGTACGGACGAAGCCCGGGCACAGGACGGTCGTGACCACACCCTCACGCGCGTACTGGATGTTCATCCACTGGCTGAGGTTGACGATCCACGCCTTGTGGGCGGAGTAGGTGCCGCGCGGGGTGAACGCGGCGATGCTCGCGACGTTGAGGATCTGGCCAGAACGGCGCGGCCGCATCACCTCGAGCGCGGCGGCCATCAGGTCCATCGGCGCCTTGACCATGAGGTCGAGCTGGGCGTCCTCGGCAGCGACGTCGGTGTCGCCGAAGAACTTGCCGATCGAGGACCCGGCATTGTTGACGAGCAGGTCGATGCGCAGCTCGCAGATGGAGGCGGTGACGCGGGCGACGCCGTCGCGGGTCGCCAGGTCCGCCGGGACGACGTGGACCGTACGCCCGGCCGCGCGCAGCTCGTCGGCGAGCGCGCCGAGCCGGTCGACGTCGCGGGCGACCAGCACCAGGTCGTCGCCCCGCCGGGCGAGCTCGCGGGCGAAGGCGAGGCCGATCCCGGACGTGGCGCCGGTCACGAGTGCCAGAGACATGGGCAGATCCTCGCAGATCGTGAAGAATGGCCGCTGTGACCCCTCGCACCGCGGAGACCCGGAGCGGCCCGCGCGTGCTCGCCGTCGCCAACCAGAAGGGCGGCGTCGCAAAGACGACGACGGTCGCGTCCCTCGGTGTCGCCATGGCGCAGCGGGGCCAGCACGTGCTCCTGGTCGACCTGGACCCGCAGGCGAGCCTCACGTTCTCGCTCGGCGTCGACCCCGAGGAGCTGGAGCTCTCCGTGCGCGACGTGCTCGTGGGCGGCTCGAGCGTGCAGGACGCCGTCCTGGTGACCGACGAGGCCGTGCACCTGCTCCCGTCGACGATCGAGCTCGCGCAGGCCGAGGAGACGCTCGCGTCGATGACCGGACGCGAGCAGCGTCTGCGCGTGGCGCTCGAGCAGGTCGCGGACGACTACGACTGGATCCTGCTCGACTGCCCGCCGTCGCTCGGCGTGCTGACGGCCGCCGCGCTGACGGCGGCCACCGACCTGCTCATCCCGCTGCAGTGCGAGACGCTCGCGCACCGCGGCGTCGGCCAGCTCCTCGACACGGTGCACGACGTCCGCTCCTTCACCAACCCCGACCTGCACGTGATCGGCGTGCTGCCGACGGCGTACGACGGGCGCACGCGGCACGCCCGCGCGGTGCTCGAGGCGATCACCGAGACGTACGCGCTCGAGGTCGTCGAGCCGCCCATCCCGCGCACCGTACGGTTCGCCGAGGCACCCGCCTACGGACGCTCGATCCTGCAGACGGCGGCGACCCACCGAGGCGCTCTCGCGTACCGCGAGGTCGCCGACCGGCTCCTCGTCGGCACGTGACTGTGGGCGGACGTTCCGCGCGGCGCGCGTGCCGCGTACGCTGACCCCGTGAGCCCCCGCGATCGACGTCCGGACGCATCGCGCGGACGTCATTCTGCGGCTCGCTCCCGACCGCGACGCTGGCGGGTCCTCGTCGCGACGACCATGGTCTGCGGCATCGGCGCCACCGGGTTCGTGCTGCGCGAGGACCTCGCCCCGGCGATGCCCTTCGAGACGGCGATGGAGCCGGCCGCAGCGGCCACGCACGGCGATCCTCCACCGGTCGGTTTCTACCCGCCCGAGGCGCCGGCGGTGACCGACGCGCAGGTCCTCCCGTCCGACACGTCGCGCAGCGGCACGCGGCCGTCGGCACCCGTGCCGGACGACTCCTCGCGATCGCTGCGCACGGCGCAGGCGCCGCTCCCGGCGAGGTCC
Above is a genomic segment from Mumia sp. Pv4-285 containing:
- a CDS encoding ring-opening amidohydrolase; this encodes MPAAIEVRKVPIHSVADASELEKLIDGGVLEADRVIAIIGKTEGNGGVNDYTRIIADRAFREVLVAKGSRSPEDVGQVPIVWSGGTDGVISPHATIFATLPDDAVEATDEPRLSVGFAMSDVLLPEDIGRTAMVEKVAAAVEVAMKRAGITDTADVHYVQTKTPLLTIDTIRDAKSRGETVWTEDTLASMDLSNGTTALGIAVALGEIDMPTDADVLNDRTLYSSVASCSSGVELDRAQVVVVGNVRGIGGRYRIGHAVMEDALDADGIWDAIRSAGLELPERPHTSDLDGRLVNVFLKCEASQDGMVRGRRNAMLDDSDVHWHRQIKAAVGGVTSVVTGDPAVFVSVSAAHQGPDGGGPVAAIVDAG
- a CDS encoding alpha/beta fold hydrolase — encoded protein: MSSSSRRDTAPATPRVVSTDRGAFAVLDAPVPGGTTRRGHVLLVPGFTGSKEDFAFILPLLARAGWHATAYDQRGQYESVGKPDDDYSVRGLAADALALQEALAPQGRSHLVGHSFGGLVAQQAVLDDASAWRSLTLLCSGPAGFAHPDVVAAADDPEPALRRLRGFIEAVPSQGLETVFELQNTDLDVRPPVRAFLRKRFLASAPESLCAIAEQLIGVPDQVDALAATDVPVAVAYGSGDDAWPFAAQEQMARRLRTEAAVIPGTGHSPATDDPAATVAVLLSAWERLAA
- a CDS encoding SDR family NAD(P)-dependent oxidoreductase; this translates as MSLALVTGATSGIGLAFARELARRGDDLVLVARDVDRLGALADELRAAGRTVHVVPADLATRDGVARVTASICELRIDLLVNNAGSSIGKFFGDTDVAAEDAQLDLMVKAPMDLMAAALEVMRPRRSGQILNVASIAAFTPRGTYSAHKAWIVNLSQWMNIQYAREGVVTTVLCPGFVRTEFHQRMGVDPSDVPGWMWTSTNQQVRGALADLAKGKPISIPTLRYKVLGTFARYAPAGLVAAVAKKGRKIAE
- a CDS encoding ParA family protein translates to MTPRTAETRSGPRVLAVANQKGGVAKTTTVASLGVAMAQRGQHVLLVDLDPQASLTFSLGVDPEELELSVRDVLVGGSSVQDAVLVTDEAVHLLPSTIELAQAEETLASMTGREQRLRVALEQVADDYDWILLDCPPSLGVLTAAALTAATDLLIPLQCETLAHRGVGQLLDTVHDVRSFTNPDLHVIGVLPTAYDGRTRHARAVLEAITETYALEVVEPPIPRTVRFAEAPAYGRSILQTAATHRGALAYREVADRLLVGT